DNA sequence from the Streptomyces cinnabarinus genome:
CGGGCGCCCAGCCCCCCACCAGGTCCCGGTAGAGCGCCGAGTGGCGCAGCAGCTCCTCGTGCGTGCCGAACGCCGTCGAGCGGCCGTCCATGGCCAGCACCCGGTCGGCGCGGCGGGCCGAGCTGATGCGGTGCGCGACCACCACCAGGGTGCCGCCGGGCCGCTCGGCGAAGGCCCGCTCCGCGCGCGCCTCGGCCCGCGGGTCCAGATGACAGGTCGCCTCGTCGAGCAGGACGAGCGGGGCGTACGACAGATAGGCCCGGGTCAGCGCCACGAGCTGCCGCTCCCCGGCGGACAGCGCCGCCGGATCGATCCTGGCGCCGGGCCCGCCGAGGGCCTCCATGAGCGGCAGCAGCCCCACCGCCCCGGTCGCCGCGAGCAGCTCCGCCTCGGGCACCGGATCGGGCCGCAGCATCCCGAGGTTCTCGGCGAGGGTGCCGGTGTGGACGTACGCCTGCTGGGGGATGAGGACCCGGCGTGCCGCGGCCCGGCGTCCCGGTACCGGGTGCCCGCAGACCCGGATCACGCCCCGGTCCGGTTCCAGCAGTCCGGCGACCAGCGCGGTGAGCGTGGACTTGCCGATGCCGCTCGGGCCCACGACGGCCAGGTGCGCGCCCGCCGGGACGTCGAGGTCGAGGCGGTCGACGATGGGGGCCGCGCCGGGGCCGTAGGCGAAGGTGACGGAGGTGAGGGAGAGCGCCGGAGCACCCTGCGGATCGGGTGCTTCCGTGACGGGTTCGGTGGCCTTCGGTTCGGTGTCGCGGAGCAGGCGCCGCAGGACCACGGCCAGCCGGGAGCCGCTGGTGCCCACGCCGTGCACGAGGTTGCGCAGGGCGGGCAGCAGGGACTGGGTGGTGTAGGCGAGCGCGCCGAGCAGGGCGCCCGGGGTGACGCCGTGGCCCAGCAGCCAGGGCGCGGCGGCGAGCAGCAGCACGATCGGCAGCTCGCCGCCGATCGTCAGGGAGACCACGCGCAGCACCCCCCACCGGGCGAGGGAGCACGCGGCGCGCTGCTCGGCGTCGATCCGTCGCTCGGTGCCGGTGGCGACCGGCTCTTCGGCCCCGGCCGCCGTGATGTCCCGCAGCCCGGGGCAGACGGCGCCGAACCGCTCCGCGAGCGCCTCGTCGGTGACGAGGAACGCCTCCTGACGACGGGCCAGCGGCCGCAGCGTCACCCCGAACAGCGCCACCCCGGCGAGCAGCGGCAGCCCCACGACCAGCAGCAGCGGCGGGGCGAGCGAGAACAGGCCGACCAGGGCGCCGGCCGCGGTGAACACGAACGAACGCGACACCAGCACCAGACCGGCGAAGGTGTCCCGCGCGATTTCGGCCTGCTGGGTGAGCCCCGACAGCGCCGCGGGATCACCTTCCCGGACCCCGCGGGCCACGACCCGCGACACCAGCCCGTCCCGGAGCGGTTCGACCAGCTCGGCCACCGCGGCGTACACCCGCGCCGTCCCGAACGCCCCGGCCAGCACCCCGAGCCCGGCCACGGACAGCCAGGCCAGACCGGTGCCGGTCCGTCCCGCCAGGAACCCCTCGTCCAGGGCCCGCGCGGGCGCGTACCCGGTGAGGAAGGTCTGCCCGGTCTCCAGCACCGACCAGCCGCCGAGCCGCGCCACGACCCGCCACCGGGCCCGCAGGAAGCGCATGCCCCGGAGCGGGAGCCCCTCGGTCATGGCCGCTCCTCGTCCGCGAAGTCCGCGGAGTCCGCGAACACCGCCCGGTACCCGGCGAGTTCCCACAGCCGCTCATGCGGACCGACCGCCCGGATCCGCCCGTCGTCCAGCCAGGCCACCGCGTCCGCGCGGGCCGCCGTGGCCGGCCGGTGGGCGATCAGCAGCCGGGTGCCGTCCCGGCCCGCGCCCACCAGGGACGCGGTGATCCGTGCCTCGGTCACCGTGTCGAGGCTGGACAGGGCGTCGTCGAGGATGAGCAGTCTGCCGCCGTGGGCGAACGCGCGGGCGAGACCCAGGCGCTGGGACTCCCCGCCGGAGCGCGGCGCGTCGGCGCAGCGGGTGGCGTAACCGGCGGGCAGCCGGCGCACGAACTCGTCCGCATGGGCCTTGCGGGCCGCGTCCCGGACCTCGGCGGGGGAGACGGGGACCGGGCCCAGGCCGATCTCCTCCTCCAGGGTGCCGCCCAGCAGGGCGGGGCGTTCGAAGGCGTGCCCGACCGCCGCGCGCAGCTCGGCGTGGGACAGCTCGCGCAGCGGCACCCCGTCGAGCAGCACCTCCCCGGCGTCCGGGTCGGCGAGCCGCCCGGCGACCGCGGCCAGCAGGGACTTCCCGGCGCCGGAGCGGCCGACCACGGCGAGCGTGGTGCCGCCGGGCACGTCGAGATCGACGCCGTCGAGGACGGCCCGCCCGCCACGCCGGGCGGTCACCTGGCGCAGCTCCAGCCGGCCCGGGCCGGGCGGCAGCCGTCGGCGCCCGTAGGCGGGGGGCCGTTCGCCGAGGACTTCGCCGAGCCGTCCGGTCGCGGCCCGCGCGCGGGCGAGACTCGCGAGCTGTCCCACCAGCACACCGACCCCCGTGGCCAGCACCGCGTACCGCGACGCGGCGAGCAGCTCACCGACCGTCAGCCGGTTGCGGGCGAGCAGGTAGCCCGCCACGGCGACGACCGTGAGCTGGAGCAGCGGCGCCACGGCGGCGGACTGCCCGGCGGCCCGCCCCTGCACCCGCCACATACGGCGCCCGGCCGCGGACAGTTCGGGCAGCGGCCCGAGGATCCGCGCCGTCTCCCGCTCCGCCGTACCCGCGGCCTGGATGGTGCGGTGTCCGCCGACGGCTTCCGCGAGGGCTCCCGCGATCCGCCCCTGCACCTCCTGGTAGCGGGTCACGCAGTCGCGGGTGTCGCGGGTGAAGGCGCGCAGCAGCAGCGCGAGCACCGGCGCTCCGGCCAGCAGTACGGCCGTGAGCCACGGGTCGATCAGGGCGAGGGCCACACCGCCGCCGACGGGTCCGGCCAGCGCGGCGAGCAGGGCCGCGCGGGCGGCCGGCGCCGTACCGGCCTGCGCGGCGTTGCCGACCAGCCGGGCGACCAGGTCGCCGGAGCCGAAGCGCTCGGTGGCGCGCGGGCCCACGGCCAGGACATGACGGTTCAGATTCCGGCGCAGCCGGCCCGTGGTGCGGGCGTCCACCGTGCCGGCGAGCACGGTCTCCGCCGCGTCGAGCAGGGCGAGGAGCATCACCAGCGCGGCGCAGTACAGCACCCAGCGGGTCGCCGGGGCGTCGGCCAGCAGCAGGTCCAGGGTGCGGCCCAGCGCGGCGGGGAGCAGCAGCCCGGCGCCGGTGGCGGCCGTGCTCGCCAGGCACAGCGCCAGCCAGCGGACGGGGTCCGGGCCGGGCAGGCCGGGCCCGGTCGTGCGCGTGCTCATGGGCGCCCTCTCGGTATGCGGGACCCCGGGCGGCCCTCCCTCGCGGGAGCGGACCGCCCGGGGCCGTGGACGCACGGTGCTGTCAGAGGCAGAGCGTGATGCTCGCCGCGCTCACGCACGACAGCAGGCTCAGGGTGCTCACCCCGCCGGTGCTGCTCTGCTCGTCGGACTCCATCGTCTGCAGGTCGAGAAGTGCCATGTCGTCTTCCTTCCGTGGATGGTCGTCACCCGTGGGGACGGGGTGGGATCACGGCTCCGTCAGCTCGCGGAACCGCGCTGTGGGGGCCGCCCGAGCGGCGGCAGGAACGGCAGATGGGCACCGGTTCCGCTGTCGAGGGCCGCGCCGAGCGCGAGCAGGCACCCTGCCGTTCCGGTGCCCAGGTCCATCGACAGCCGCATCATCTGGTGTCCGGGAAAGGCCAGTTGGCCCTGGTAGGACATGGAGAGCCAGCCGAGCCCGGCGATCTGGTCGGCGAGCCGTTCCCGGCTCGCGCCGGGCGTGGTCGTGCGGGCGACGTGCAGGATCAGGCCGGCCCGGCCCTGGAGAAGGCCCGGCTGCACATAGAAGCGGCACGTCGCGGCGCTGAGGATGCCGGTCCTGGCCTGCTCCAACTCCTCGTCGGTGTCGGCGAGACGGGCGACGAGGTCGTCCAGGACCAGGCCGATGCCCGCGCTCCCCTCACCGAGGTAGGGCAGGGTCCGCCAGCCTTCGTCGACCTCCAGCGAGCCGTTCTCCCGTCGTGCGCAGCAGTCCAGATCCCGCCGCAGCGCCACCCTGGCCGCGTCCAGCAGCCGTGCCTCACCGGTGCGTTCGTACTGCCGCAGCAGGAACAGCGCGGGCCCGCTCGCCCCGCGCAGCAGCCCGGCCCGGCGCCGCCGCCGGGTGTCCGGCAGGGGCTCCGCGAGACGCTGTACGAGGAGGTCGGCCGCCTCGGCGGCCCGGGTCCGTAACTCCGGCTCGCCGGTCGTGTCCGCGAGGGCGCCCAGCACCAGGCCGAGGCCGGCCAGTCCGCCGTGCAGATCGGAGGAGAGGTTCTGCCACCGCTCGGCGAGGATCGACTCGACCAGGTCGAGGGCGCGCTGCCGGTGGCCGAGACGGTCCAGCACATGGGCGACGCCCGCGAGTCCGTCGTACAGCCCGAGCGGGGTGCCCCGCGGTGCCGGTGCGGTGCGGGCGAGGAGCCAGCGCTCGCCCTCCTCGTACCGTTCGGCGCCGACCGCGTCCAGCGCGTACAGCACGCCGGCCGCGCCGTGCGCGAGCCCGAGGCCCCCGCCGTCGGAGAACTGGGTGATGTCGCCGGGGAAGAGCCGGTC
Encoded proteins:
- a CDS encoding ATP-binding cassette domain-containing protein, producing MTEGLPLRGMRFLRARWRVVARLGGWSVLETGQTFLTGYAPARALDEGFLAGRTGTGLAWLSVAGLGVLAGAFGTARVYAAVAELVEPLRDGLVSRVVARGVREGDPAALSGLTQQAEIARDTFAGLVLVSRSFVFTAAGALVGLFSLAPPLLLVVGLPLLAGVALFGVTLRPLARRQEAFLVTDEALAERFGAVCPGLRDITAAGAEEPVATGTERRIDAEQRAACSLARWGVLRVVSLTIGGELPIVLLLAAAPWLLGHGVTPGALLGALAYTTQSLLPALRNLVHGVGTSGSRLAVVLRRLLRDTEPKATEPVTEAPDPQGAPALSLTSVTFAYGPGAAPIVDRLDLDVPAGAHLAVVGPSGIGKSTLTALVAGLLEPDRGVIRVCGHPVPGRRAAARRVLIPQQAYVHTGTLAENLGMLRPDPVPEAELLAATGAVGLLPLMEALGGPGARIDPAALSAGERQLVALTRAYLSYAPLVLLDEATCHLDPRAEARAERAFAERPGGTLVVVAHRISSARRADRVLAMDGRSTAFGTHEELLRHSALYRDLVGGWAPVPSQPALALRDPDRVDAVAGPGLAGDGRHVVAHRPVGQVQAPGDLRDGGALGGED
- a CDS encoding ABC transporter ATP-binding protein — encoded protein: MSTRTTGPGLPGPDPVRWLALCLASTAATGAGLLLPAALGRTLDLLLADAPATRWVLYCAALVMLLALLDAAETVLAGTVDARTTGRLRRNLNRHVLAVGPRATERFGSGDLVARLVGNAAQAGTAPAARAALLAALAGPVGGGVALALIDPWLTAVLLAGAPVLALLLRAFTRDTRDCVTRYQEVQGRIAGALAEAVGGHRTIQAAGTAERETARILGPLPELSAAGRRMWRVQGRAAGQSAAVAPLLQLTVVAVAGYLLARNRLTVGELLAASRYAVLATGVGVLVGQLASLARARAATGRLGEVLGERPPAYGRRRLPPGPGRLELRQVTARRGGRAVLDGVDLDVPGGTTLAVVGRSGAGKSLLAAVAGRLADPDAGEVLLDGVPLRELSHAELRAAVGHAFERPALLGGTLEEEIGLGPVPVSPAEVRDAARKAHADEFVRRLPAGYATRCADAPRSGGESQRLGLARAFAHGGRLLILDDALSSLDTVTEARITASLVGAGRDGTRLLIAHRPATAARADAVAWLDDGRIRAVGPHERLWELAGYRAVFADSADFADEERP
- a CDS encoding SapB/AmfS family lanthipeptide — its product is MALLDLQTMESDEQSSTGGVSTLSLLSCVSAASITLCL